Proteins co-encoded in one Gossypium arboreum isolate Shixiya-1 chromosome 11, ASM2569848v2, whole genome shotgun sequence genomic window:
- the LOC108470472 gene encoding uridylate kinase PUMPKIN, chloroplastic: MAASTCFLPPISFNPISSSSSSSSSSSFMGLALVKTHHQGSFIMGQFRRLVINCSASSDMGASPLPDPMNLRHNNMSSMAPFGMQINEKPSYKWQRVLLKVSGEALAGDHSQNIDPKVTMAIAREVASVTRLGIEVAIVVGGGNIFRGSSRAGCSGLDRSSADYIGMLATVMNAIFLQATMESIGIPTRVQTAFRMSEVAEPYIRRRAVRHLEKGRVVIFAAGTGNPFFTTDTAAALRCAEINAEVVLKATNVDGVYDDDPRHNPNAQLHDTLTYHEVTSKDLSVMDMTAITLCQENNIPVVVFNLTKSGNIAKAIKGERVGTLIGGTWNSTVATT, translated from the exons ATGGCAGCCTCCACTTGTTTTCTACCCCCCATCTCCTTTAATCCtatctcatcatcatcatcatcatcatcatcatcatcatttatGGGTCTTGCTCTGGTAAAAACCCATCATCAAGGTAGCTTTATTATGGGTCAGTTTAGACGGTTGGTTATCAACTGTTCAGCTTCTTCTGATATGGGTGCCTCCCCACTCCCAGACCCCATGAACTTGAG ACATAATAACATGTCATCTATGGCTCCCTTTGGAATGCAAATAAATGAGAAACCATCTTATAAATGGCAAAGGGTTTTGCTTAAAGTAAGTGGAGAAGCACTAGCGGGAGATCACTCTcaaaatattgacccaaag GTTACGATGGCTATTGCTAGGGAGGTTGCATCAGTGACACGCCTGGGCATTGAG GTTGCAATTGTGGTTGGTGGGGGTAATATTTTTCGTGGATCCTCTCGGGCAGGATGTAGTGGACTTGACCGTTCATCTGCTGATTACATCGg aatgttagCAACTGTAATGAATGCTATATTTCTTCAAGCAACAATGGAGAGTATCGGCATCCCAACACGTGTCCAGACTGCATTTCGTATGTCAGAGGTTGCAGAACCATATATACGTAGAAGGGCAGTGAGGCATTTGGAGAAAGGGAGGGTCGTCATTTTTGCAGCTGGAACTGGTAATCCATTCTTCACCACTGATACTGCTGCAGCCCTTCGTTGTGCAGAAA TCAATGCGGAAGTTGTGCTGAAGGCAACAAATGTTGATGGGGTTTATGATGATGATCCTAGGCATAATCCAAATGCCCAGCTTCATGATACACTGACTTATCACGAGGTGACTTCAAAAGATCTCTCGGTGATGGACATGACCGCCATTACCCTGTGCCAAGAAAATAACATTCCTG TTGTTGTCTTCAATTTAACGAAATCGGGTAATATCGCAAAAGCAATAAAGGGAGAAAGAGTTGGTACATTGATCGGCGGAACATGGAACTCAACTGTCGCAACAACATGA